In Nitrosophilus labii, the following proteins share a genomic window:
- a CDS encoding ATP-binding protein, giving the protein MSNYIEITKIFEENAKAVDFFENAEVLGVKSSLTNILDKETKQLIFLIGEPGVGKSAFLNNIEEFLENRYTIIKFDTPFMEPVDFIKTLIKKREREIKDFSLEGLIKEVVRIYEDEKCLITIDEAQLLSKKMIELIRILADSKAFWFLLAMHKHESKEILNEPQFSSRPHKVLELGKLQKNECRDFIYNTLSKADMNSFAEELSKKYLGFIYKVTKGNFRDLKKLLYNLFLLLDYAISNNKKKYQKLSECLLIMAAIEGGLIDV; this is encoded by the coding sequence TTGAGTAACTATATAGAGATTACGAAAATTTTTGAAGAAAATGCAAAAGCAGTCGACTTTTTTGAGAATGCGGAAGTTTTAGGCGTAAAGTCTTCGTTAACCAATATTTTAGATAAAGAGACAAAACAGCTTATTTTCTTAATAGGTGAGCCGGGAGTCGGTAAAAGCGCATTTTTGAACAACATAGAAGAGTTTTTGGAAAATAGATACACGATAATAAAATTTGACACCCCTTTTATGGAACCTGTCGATTTTATAAAGACTCTTATTAAAAAAAGAGAGCGAGAGATAAAAGATTTTTCGTTGGAAGGTTTGATAAAAGAGGTAGTAAGAATCTATGAAGATGAGAAATGTTTAATAACTATTGATGAGGCGCAACTTCTTTCTAAAAAGATGATAGAGCTTATAAGGATTTTAGCGGATAGTAAAGCGTTTTGGTTTTTGCTAGCAATGCATAAACATGAATCTAAAGAGATTTTAAATGAGCCTCAATTCTCGTCTCGCCCACATAAAGTTTTGGAACTTGGAAAATTGCAAAAGAATGAGTGCAGAGATTTTATATACAATACTTTATCTAAAGCCGATATGAACTCTTTTGCCGAAGAACTTTCAAAAAAGTATCTTGGATTTATATATAAAGTTACAAAAGGTAATTTTAGAGATTTAAAAAAACTTTTATATAACCTTTTTTTACTTTTGGATTATGCTATAAGCAACAACAAAAAAAAGTATCAAAAGCTCTCGGAGTGCCTCCTGATTATGGCTGCGATAGAAGGAGGTCTTATAGATGTTTAA
- the mshL gene encoding pilus (MSHA type) biogenesis protein MshL, with product MRILIFAILFIYLNVNAANLCENRLFSLSAYSGDSKRGISVEDVLKDLSMQCGLTISFEDKKSKDAIKKKLDFINIQNYTFDEFIDFLFDESNLFYRYDKMKNIIKVSYYKSETFNIDYINVSELSSESSKSINTGSGGGVSNSYGSTATTSSYGTGTTNSRYGSSGGTSADYTKIVTKSEFTFWKSLRESIEKLLSGSKDYKLFINKDASLLTVRANKKDLENIRKFLDSLMKKMHKQVLIEAKIIEVVYNDNYTKGIDWSKFNLSLSGSISGFDTKSNGTTFSNLTKPDYYIGYNFSTEGLINFLKTYGDVNILSNPKVLTLNNQPAVINVGEQLSYKYQTGGISYTTTGTPVGTTTYSLGTTFVGITLYVIPEVSSQDSIIMKINPVISELIENQELNTTQRELPPDIKIKQMTSIVKVKDGQKVLIGGLISLMESKYHKKVPILGDLPLLGRAFHSTQDIKKRSELFILLVPKIVKSSNMPTIDEVKIFKGRKFE from the coding sequence ATGAGAATATTAATCTTTGCGATTTTATTTATATATTTAAACGTTAATGCGGCTAATCTTTGTGAAAACAGGCTCTTTTCGCTGAGTGCGTACAGTGGTGATAGCAAAAGAGGCATTAGCGTGGAAGATGTATTAAAAGACCTATCTATGCAATGCGGTTTAACTATCAGTTTTGAAGATAAAAAGAGTAAAGATGCGATAAAGAAAAAGTTAGATTTTATAAATATACAAAATTATACGTTTGATGAATTTATCGATTTTCTCTTTGATGAGTCAAATCTGTTTTATAGATATGACAAAATGAAAAATATTATAAAAGTCTCTTACTATAAAAGTGAAACTTTTAATATCGACTATATAAATGTTAGCGAGCTTAGTAGCGAAAGCAGTAAGTCGATAAATACGGGCTCGGGCGGAGGAGTATCAAACAGTTATGGCTCTACTGCAACTACCTCTAGCTACGGTACGGGTACGACCAACTCTAGATACGGATCAAGCGGAGGCACCTCGGCAGATTATACGAAAATAGTCACAAAGTCCGAGTTTACCTTTTGGAAAAGCTTAAGAGAGAGTATCGAAAAACTTCTTTCAGGCTCTAAAGATTATAAACTTTTTATCAATAAAGACGCTTCTTTGTTAACAGTAAGAGCCAACAAAAAGGATTTAGAAAATATTAGGAAATTTTTAGATTCGTTGATGAAAAAGATGCATAAGCAGGTTTTAATTGAAGCAAAAATTATAGAAGTTGTTTACAACGACAATTATACAAAAGGGATCGATTGGAGCAAATTTAATCTGTCGCTTTCAGGAAGTATTAGTGGTTTTGATACTAAATCAAACGGTACTACTTTTAGTAACTTGACGAAGCCAGATTATTATATAGGTTATAATTTTTCAACAGAAGGATTAATTAATTTTTTAAAAACATACGGAGATGTGAATATACTCTCCAATCCTAAAGTTTTAACTCTAAACAATCAACCCGCAGTTATCAATGTAGGTGAACAGCTTTCATATAAATATCAAACCGGAGGGATATCGTACACCACTACAGGCACTCCAGTGGGGACTACGACTTACTCTTTAGGCACCACTTTTGTGGGAATTACTTTATATGTTATTCCTGAAGTTAGCTCTCAAGATAGTATTATTATGAAAATAAATCCTGTAATAAGTGAACTTATCGAAAACCAAGAGTTAAATACCACTCAAAGAGAGTTGCCTCCAGATATAAAGATAAAGCAGATGACATCTATAGTAAAAGTGAAAGATGGTCAAAAAGTTTTAATAGGGGGGTTAATTAGCCTGATGGAATCAAAATATCACAAAAAAGTACCCATTTTGGGAGATTTACCGCTTCTAGGAAGAGCTTTTCACTCAACCCAAGATATTAAAAAAAGAAGCGAGCTTTTTATTTTGCTTGTACCTAAAATAGTTAAATCTTCAAATATGCCCACTATAGATGAGGTAAAAATTTTTAAAGGGCGAAAATTTGAGTAA